One genomic segment of Helianthus annuus cultivar XRQ/B chromosome 14, HanXRQr2.0-SUNRISE, whole genome shotgun sequence includes these proteins:
- the LOC110907026 gene encoding uncharacterized protein LOC110907026 — protein MGTYLLILKHMRKSESMNLAKFIQKIEEHELDIQKTAIMTNPNAQQDISLYYRGNKFETTPSPKIKIAFSADGSSGSNVSTTTQSGANSALIAQILEAEPIKSQPKRIPIFQELGSDADTDDEEEYINKARKGLDTDSFNLFFADKVEMLNGKKAARLKRELEGKRIAKEKEKLEAEKAEVVESSTKKVEEEECEIKVEVDEETVFEKYVKESYDVLNRTIGGLKKTNLEVDAVMTMMSSTLMTKQKVINEYIEDYAKLKQDLELEKIESERIKRLEAFKEQKKEETDTVTHEEFYNAYATPIAPVTAAETLYSENETGTYQKPPKLMYIEDFRGWQNRFETWVQAYKFDAWCSLEVDYEKPKNERGLEKEFSDYSDGEKLKYTTFEGESTKTTIDRYCHLVLEMGRLEITKRDDGWVDKLADALPQHKWGTYLLILKHMRKSESMNLAKFIQKIEEHELDIQKTAIMTNPNAQQDISLYYRGSKFETTPSPKIKIAFSADGSSGSNVSTTTQSGANSALIAQILEAEPIKSQPKRIPIFQELGSDADTDDEEEYINKARKGLDTDSFNLFFADKVEMLNGKKAARLKRELEGKRIAKEKEKLEAEKAEVVESSTKKVEEEECEIKVEVDEETVFEKYVKESYDVLSRTIGGLKKTNLEVDAAMTMMSSTLMTKQKVINEYIEDYAKLKLDLELEKIESERIKRLEAFKEQKKEETDTGKKPSVKNKL, from the exons ATGGGAACGTATTTGTTGATTTTAAAACACATGAGAAAGTCTGAAAGTATGAATTTGGCAAAATtcattcagaagattgaagaGCATGAATTGGACAttcagaaaactgctatcatgaCTAATCCAAATGCACAACAAGATATCAGTCTGTATTACAGAGGAAATAAATTTGAAACCACTCCAAGTCCAAAGATCAAGATTGCTTTTAGTGCTGATGGTTCTTCTGGTTCAAATGTTAGCACTACTACTCAGAGTGGAG CAAATTCAGCTCTTATTGCTCAAATCTTGGAAGCAGAACCAATCAAATCTCAGCCAAAAAGAATACCGATTTTTCAAGAATTAGGAAGTGATGCTGATacagatgatgaagaagagtatATTAATAAAGCTAGAAAAGGTCTGGATActgatagttttaatttgttCTTTGCAGATAAGGTTGAGATGTTGAATGGGAAGAAGGCTGCTAGATTGAAGAGAGAGTTGGAAGGAAAAAGAATtgctaaagaaaaagaaaaactggAAGCCGAGAAAGCTGAAGTTGTAGAAAGTTCAACAAAGAAAGTTGAAGAAGAAGAGTGTGAGATAAAAGTGGAAGTTGATGAAGAAACGGTGTTTGAGAAG tacgtgaaggaatcttatgacgTGTTGAACAGAACAATTGGTGGTCTGAAAAAGACAAATTTAGAAGTTGATGCTGTGATGACAATGATGAGCTCAACATTAATGACAAAGCAGaaggtcatcaatgagtatatAGAAGATTATGCAAAGCTGAAGCAGGATTTGGAACTCGAAAAGATAGAAAGTGAAAGAATCAAAC gtcttgaagcttttaaAGAACAAAAGAAGGAAGAAACAGATACTGTTACACATG aagaatttTACAATGCATATGCTACACCAATTGCTCCTGTTACAGCTGCTGAAACTCTTTACAGTGAGAATGAAACGGGAACTTAtcaaaaaccgccaaagcttatgtacattgaagattttagAGGATGGCAGAATCGGTTTGAAACTTGGGTACAAGCTTATAAATTTGACGCATGGTGTTCGTTAGAGGTGGATTATGAGAAACCGAAAAATGAACGTGGGCTTGAAAAGGAATTTAGTGACTATTCAGATGGTGAAAAATTGAAATACacaa ctttcgAAGGAGAATCAACAAAAACAACCATCGATAGATATTGCCATCTTGTTttagaaatgggaagattggaaatAACGAAACGCGACGATGGGTGGGTTGATAAGTTAGCCGATGCGCTACCACAACATaaatggggaacgtatttgttGATTTTAAAACACATGAGAAAGTCTGAAAGTATGAATTTGGCAAAATtcattcagaagattgaagaGCATGAATTGGACAttcagaaaactgctatcatgaCTAATCCAAATGCACAACAAGATATCAGTCTGTATTACAGAGGAAGTAAATTTGAAACCACTCCAAGTCCAAAGATCAAGATTGCTTTTAGTGCTGATGGTTCTTCTGGTTCAAATGTTAGCACTACAACTCAGAGTGGAG CAAATTCAGCTCTTATTGCTCAAATCTTGGAAGCAGAACCAATCAAATCTCAGCCAAAAAGAATACCGATTTTTCAAGAATTAGGAAGTGATGCTGATacagatgatgaagaagagtatATTAATAAAGCTAGAAAAGGTCTGGATActgatagttttaatttgttCTTTGCAGATAAGGTTGAGATGTTGAATGGGAAGAAGGCTGCTAGATTGAAGAGAGAGTTGGAAGGAAAAAGAATtgctaaagaaaaagaaaaactggAAGCCGAGAAAGCTGAAGTTGTAGAAAGTTCAACAAAGAAAGTTGAAGAAGAAGAGTGTGAGATAAAAGTGGAAGTTGATGAAGAAACGGTGTTTGAGAAG tacgtgaaggaatcttatgacgTGTTGAGTAGAACAATTGGTGGTCTGAAAAAGACAAATTTAGAAGTTGATGCTGCTATGACAATGATGAGCTCAACATTAATGACAAAGCAGaaggtcatcaatgagtatatAGAAGATTATGCAAAGCTGAAGCTGGATTTGGAACTCGAAAAGATAGAAAGTGAAAGAATCAAAC gtcttgaagcttttaaAGAACAAAAGAAGGAAGAAacagatactggtaagaaaccaagtgtcaa GAACAAGTTGTGA